Proteins encoded in a region of the Streptomyces sp. NBC_00258 genome:
- a CDS encoding homoserine dehydrogenase codes for MRTRPLKVALLGCGVVGSEVARIMTTHADDLAARIGAPVELAGVAVRRPSKVREGIDPALVTTDATALVKSGDIDVVVEVIGGIEPARTLITTAFEHGASVVSANKALLAQDGAALHALAEEQGRDLYYEAAVAGAIPLIRPLRESLAGDKVNRVLGIVNGTTNFILDKMDSTGAGYQEALDEATALGYAEADPTADVEGFDAAAKAAILAGIAFHTRVRLDDVYREGMTEVTAADFASATRMGCTIKLLAICERAADGGSVTARVHPAMIPLSHPLASVRGAYNAVFVESDAAGQLMFYGPGAGGAPTASAVLGDLVAVCRNKLSGATGPGDSAYTQLPVSPMGEVVTRYHISLDVADKPGVLAQVATVFAEHGVSIDTVRQQGRQDGGGEASLVVVTHRASDASLNGTVEALRNLDTVRGVASIMRVEGE; via the coding sequence ATGCGTACGCGTCCGCTGAAGGTGGCGCTGCTGGGCTGTGGGGTTGTCGGCTCAGAGGTGGCGCGCATCATGACGACGCACGCCGACGATCTCGCCGCCAGGATCGGTGCTCCCGTCGAGCTCGCCGGTGTCGCCGTGCGGCGACCTTCCAAGGTGCGTGAAGGGATCGACCCCGCCCTCGTCACCACCGACGCCACCGCGCTCGTCAAGAGCGGGGACATCGACGTCGTCGTCGAGGTCATCGGCGGTATCGAGCCCGCCCGTACGCTCATCACCACCGCCTTCGAGCACGGCGCGTCCGTCGTCTCCGCGAACAAGGCGCTCCTCGCCCAGGACGGTGCCGCGCTGCACGCCCTCGCCGAGGAGCAGGGCAGGGACCTCTATTACGAGGCCGCCGTCGCCGGTGCCATCCCGCTGATCCGCCCGCTGCGCGAGTCCCTCGCCGGCGACAAGGTCAACCGGGTGCTGGGCATCGTCAACGGCACCACCAACTTCATCCTCGACAAGATGGACTCCACGGGGGCCGGCTACCAGGAGGCCCTCGACGAGGCCACCGCCCTGGGGTACGCCGAAGCCGACCCGACCGCCGACGTCGAGGGGTTCGACGCCGCCGCCAAGGCCGCCATCCTCGCCGGGATCGCCTTCCACACGCGCGTGCGTCTCGACGACGTCTACCGCGAGGGCATGACCGAGGTCACCGCCGCCGACTTCGCCTCGGCGACGCGGATGGGCTGCACCATCAAGCTGCTCGCCATCTGCGAGCGGGCCGCCGACGGGGGATCGGTCACCGCGCGCGTGCACCCCGCCATGATTCCGCTGAGCCACCCGCTCGCCTCCGTGCGCGGCGCGTACAACGCCGTGTTCGTCGAGTCGGACGCCGCCGGGCAGCTCATGTTCTACGGGCCGGGCGCCGGGGGTGCGCCCACCGCCTCCGCCGTGCTCGGTGACCTCGTCGCCGTCTGTCGCAACAAGCTCAGCGGCGCGACCGGGCCCGGCGACTCGGCGTACACCCAGCTGCCCGTGAGCCCCATGGGTGAGGTCGTGACCCGCTATCACATCAGCCTCGACGTGGCGGACAAACCGGGTGTTCTCGCCCAGGTTGCGACCGTTTTCGCCGAGCACGGTGTCTCGATCGATACCGTTCGGCAGCAAGGCCGACAGGACGGAGGCGGCGAGGCCTCTCTCGTCGTCGTCACGCACCGCGCGTCCGACGCGTCCCTCAACGGGACCGTCGAGGCGTTGCGCAACCTCGACACCGTGCGGGGTGTCGCCAGCATCATGCGGGTTGAAGGAGAGTAA
- the lysA gene encoding diaminopimelate decarboxylase: MSRSAHPAGPRHADVWPEGHYSAPPADLNALDPKVWAQTVTRTGTGEVSVGGIGVAALAEEFGTPAYFVDETDFRARARAWRTAFGHDADVFYAGKAFLSRAIVRWLHEEGLNLDVCSGGELTTALSAGMPADRIAFHGNNKSTDEITQAIESGVGRIVLDSFQEIVRVAHIAQSLGKRQRVQIRVTVGVEAHTHEFIATAHEDQKFGIALADGQAAEAVRRALTLDGLELIGIHSHIGSQIFDMAGFEVAARRVVALLAAVRDEHGVELPEIDLGGGLGIAYTSDDDPREPHEIAKALGEIVTRECEAAKLRTPRISVEPGRAIVGPTAFTLYEVGTIKPLEGLRTYVSVDGGMSDNIRTALYDAEYSVALVSRTSEAEPMLVRVVGKHCESGDIVVKDAFLPSDLAPGDLIAVPATGAYCRSMASNYNHALRPPVVAVRDGEARVIVRRETEEDLLRLDVG, encoded by the coding sequence ATGAGCCGTTCCGCACACCCCGCCGGGCCCCGTCACGCCGATGTCTGGCCCGAGGGTCACTACTCCGCCCCTCCCGCCGACCTGAACGCCCTCGACCCGAAGGTCTGGGCCCAGACCGTCACGCGTACGGGCACCGGTGAGGTCAGCGTCGGGGGGATCGGCGTCGCCGCGCTCGCCGAGGAGTTCGGCACCCCCGCCTACTTCGTCGACGAGACCGACTTCAGGGCGCGGGCGCGCGCCTGGCGTACCGCTTTCGGGCATGACGCCGACGTGTTCTATGCCGGCAAGGCCTTCCTCTCCCGCGCCATCGTGCGCTGGCTGCACGAGGAAGGGCTCAACCTCGACGTGTGCTCCGGCGGTGAACTCACCACCGCCCTCTCCGCCGGGATGCCCGCCGACCGCATCGCCTTCCACGGCAACAACAAGTCGACGGACGAGATCACCCAGGCCATCGAGAGCGGCGTCGGACGGATCGTTCTCGACTCCTTCCAGGAGATCGTGCGCGTCGCGCACATCGCGCAGAGCCTCGGCAAGCGGCAGCGCGTGCAGATCCGTGTCACCGTCGGCGTCGAGGCCCACACGCACGAGTTCATCGCCACGGCGCACGAGGACCAGAAGTTCGGCATCGCGCTCGCGGACGGCCAGGCCGCCGAAGCCGTACGTCGCGCGCTGACCCTCGACGGTCTCGAACTGATCGGCATCCACTCCCACATCGGATCGCAGATCTTCGACATGGCGGGCTTCGAAGTCGCCGCCCGTCGTGTCGTGGCCCTGCTTGCCGCCGTCCGTGACGAGCACGGTGTCGAGCTTCCCGAGATCGACCTCGGTGGTGGCCTCGGCATCGCCTACACCAGCGACGACGACCCGCGCGAGCCCCACGAGATCGCCAAGGCCCTCGGCGAGATCGTCACGCGCGAGTGCGAGGCCGCCAAGCTGCGGACGCCCCGGATCTCGGTCGAGCCCGGACGCGCCATCGTGGGCCCGACCGCCTTCACCCTCTACGAGGTCGGCACCATCAAGCCCCTCGAAGGACTGCGTACGTACGTCTCCGTCGACGGCGGCATGTCCGACAACATCCGCACCGCGCTGTACGACGCCGAGTACAGCGTCGCTCTCGTCTCCCGTACGAGCGAGGCCGAGCCCATGCTCGTACGCGTCGTCGGCAAGCACTGCGAGAGCGGCGACATCGTCGTGAAGGACGCCTTCCTGCCCTCCGACCTCGCGCCCGGCGACCTCATCGCGGTGCCGGCCACCGGCGCGTACTGCCGCTCGATGGCGAGCAACTACAACCACGCCCTGCGCCCGCCGGTCGTCGCGGTCCGCGACGGCGAGGCGCGCGTGATCGTCCGCCGTGAGACGGAGGAGGACCTCCTGCGTCTCGACGTCGGCTGA
- the nrtL gene encoding ArgS-related anticodon-binding protein NrtL, whose protein sequence is MTPVELSRTVLRAVRRAVDAGELVAPVPECAQVASPGPGGRGDYATNVALRLARPAGRPPREVAEILRSHLTDAEGVAGVDITGPGFLNITLGGSREQALVAEVLRRGGRYGFVDEPTGDLVQLHHPREVRAAVTAQAVARILRSQGALVRTSCEDEPDPAWAAVLGVRVDAHGRPGAPAPLKVNVRPVPAVEDPTPLGRDAARWALLHPASHDHPRITADHLVQRETNPLFRVRYAHARTRALTRNAAALGFAGAPGDVQHEADALVDALAAHPPTLATAARHRAPDRLARHLVITADALLAFQHTVLPLGDEKPSAAHRARLALAEAAGTVLAGGLSLLGIDAPEHL, encoded by the coding sequence GTGACCCCCGTCGAGCTCTCCCGTACCGTCCTGCGTGCAGTGCGTCGCGCAGTGGACGCGGGTGAGCTTGTCGCGCCCGTTCCGGAGTGTGCCCAGGTCGCGAGCCCGGGGCCCGGCGGCCGCGGGGACTACGCCACGAACGTCGCTCTGCGGCTGGCCCGCCCCGCAGGCCGCCCGCCGCGCGAGGTCGCCGAGATCCTGCGGTCGCACCTCACGGACGCGGAAGGCGTGGCCGGTGTCGACATCACCGGGCCCGGTTTCCTCAACATCACCCTCGGTGGCAGCAGGGAGCAGGCCCTCGTCGCCGAGGTCCTGCGGCGTGGTGGACGGTACGGGTTCGTCGACGAACCCACCGGGGACCTCGTGCAGCTCCACCACCCACGCGAAGTACGCGCCGCCGTCACCGCTCAGGCCGTCGCCCGGATCCTCCGTTCCCAGGGCGCCCTCGTCCGTACGTCCTGCGAGGACGAGCCCGACCCGGCCTGGGCCGCCGTCCTCGGTGTCAGGGTCGACGCCCACGGCAGGCCCGGCGCGCCGGCGCCTCTCAAGGTCAACGTCCGGCCCGTGCCGGCCGTCGAGGACCCCACCCCCCTCGGCCGTGACGCCGCCCGCTGGGCGCTGCTGCACCCCGCGTCGCACGACCACCCCCGCATCACCGCGGACCACCTCGTTCAGCGGGAGACCAACCCGCTCTTCAGGGTCCGGTACGCCCACGCCCGCACCCGGGCCCTCACCCGCAACGCCGCCGCCCTCGGCTTCGCCGGCGCCCCCGGCGACGTGCAGCACGAGGCCGATGCCCTGGTCGACGCCCTCGCCGCCCACCCCCCCACCCTCGCCACCGCCGCCCGCCACCGTGCCCCCGACCGTCTCGCCCGGCACCTCGTCATCACCGCCGACGCGCTGCTCGCCTTCCAGCACACCGTGCTTCCGCTGGGTGACGAGAAACCCTCGGCCGCCCACCGTGCCCGGCTCGCGCTCGCCGAAGCCGCCGGGACGGTGCTGGCCGGCGGCCTGTCCCTCCTCGGCATCGACGCCCCAGAACATCTCTAG
- a CDS encoding response regulator yields the protein MEVGKSRTRPHVPTYSRLVPGASGRVLVVDDNKVIRQLIRVNLELEGLEVVTAADGVECLDVIHQVRPDVVTLDVVMPRLDGLRTAARLRADPRTRNLPLAIVSACNQYEVENGLDVGVDAFLAKPFEPAELVRLVRQLLERRETPPTGASFEGAESVYGSGETERAGRTGS from the coding sequence GTGGAAGTGGGGAAAAGCCGGACGCGGCCCCACGTGCCGACCTACTCTCGACTTGTGCCAGGCGCGTCGGGTCGGGTGCTTGTTGTGGACGACAACAAGGTCATCCGGCAACTGATCAGGGTCAATCTCGAGCTGGAGGGTCTCGAGGTCGTGACCGCGGCCGACGGTGTCGAGTGTCTGGACGTCATCCACCAGGTCCGGCCCGATGTGGTCACCCTCGATGTGGTCATGCCCCGGCTCGACGGACTGCGTACCGCCGCTCGGCTCCGGGCCGATCCGCGGACCCGTAACCTCCCCCTCGCCATCGTGAGCGCCTGCAACCAGTACGAGGTCGAGAACGGCCTCGACGTCGGCGTCGACGCCTTCCTGGCCAAGCCCTTCGAACCCGCCGAACTGGTCAGGCTCGTACGCCAGTTGCTGGAGCGGCGGGAGACTCCGCCCACCGGCGCGTCTTTTGAGGGTGCCGAGAGCGTCTACGGCTCCGGCGAGACCGAACGCGCCGGCCGCACCGGCAGCTGA
- a CDS encoding tyrosine-type recombinase/integrase, which produces MKSYKVSVWKLSVNRTTKKATYLVRWVVDGQPFSESYKTKALADRFRAKLLRAVDKGEPFDTVSGLPDSLRGGKAALSFLELALKYVDARWAEASAKQRDSMTDSLATAVPVLVKPVRGRPTPELVRRALRSYVLPVPRRDRERTEEIAAAVRWIERASLPVAELLEIARVHELIDGLGRKLDGKPAATQTYRRRRAVVFNALEFAVELELLSSNPLSRVRRKRGKRPVQEVDRRVVVNPRQARELLASVTYVGGYERASGRRLRAFFGCLYYAAMRPGEALGLRRSDCTLPAKGWGRIELAETRPTAGKAWTDSGEAHDRRGLKQRAEGEVRIVPIPPPLVRLLREHLKEFGTAKDGRLFASERGNVVAASSYSRVWKQTRELALLPEQVSSVLASRPYDLRHAGVSQWLNSGVPAPDVAARAGHSVDVLLKIYAKCIDGQEAEMNDRIMQGLGEAD; this is translated from the coding sequence GTGAAGTCGTACAAGGTCTCCGTATGGAAGCTCTCGGTCAATCGGACGACCAAGAAAGCGACCTACCTCGTTCGCTGGGTAGTCGACGGCCAGCCGTTCAGTGAGTCGTACAAGACAAAGGCACTGGCTGACCGCTTCCGCGCGAAGCTGCTCCGAGCTGTGGACAAGGGAGAGCCCTTCGACACGGTGTCTGGACTGCCTGACTCGCTGCGTGGAGGCAAGGCGGCGCTTTCGTTCCTGGAGTTGGCGCTCAAGTACGTCGATGCCCGGTGGGCGGAAGCGTCGGCGAAACAGCGGGACAGCATGACCGACTCTCTGGCGACGGCTGTGCCTGTACTGGTCAAGCCGGTACGGGGGAGGCCAACGCCGGAACTCGTGCGCCGCGCACTGCGCTCGTACGTCCTGCCTGTGCCCCGGAGGGACAGGGAACGGACCGAGGAGATCGCGGCCGCAGTGCGATGGATCGAGCGGGCCTCGCTACCGGTGGCGGAGTTGCTGGAGATCGCTCGGGTTCATGAGCTGATCGACGGTCTCGGGCGAAAGCTGGACGGCAAGCCTGCGGCTACGCAGACGTATCGGCGGCGGCGCGCGGTGGTCTTCAACGCCCTTGAGTTTGCTGTGGAGTTGGAGCTTCTATCGTCCAACCCGCTGAGCAGGGTGAGGCGCAAGCGCGGGAAGCGGCCTGTGCAGGAGGTTGACCGCCGAGTGGTGGTCAATCCCCGGCAGGCACGGGAGCTGCTGGCGTCGGTGACGTACGTGGGTGGCTACGAGAGGGCCAGCGGTCGACGGCTGAGGGCGTTCTTCGGCTGCTTGTACTACGCGGCCATGAGGCCTGGCGAAGCGCTGGGCCTTCGGCGCTCGGACTGCACACTCCCGGCGAAAGGCTGGGGTCGTATCGAACTGGCCGAGACGCGCCCGACGGCAGGCAAGGCATGGACGGACTCAGGTGAGGCGCACGACCGAAGGGGCCTAAAGCAGCGGGCGGAAGGTGAGGTGCGCATCGTGCCGATACCGCCACCACTGGTGCGGTTGCTTCGGGAGCATCTGAAGGAGTTCGGCACGGCGAAGGATGGCCGGCTCTTCGCCAGTGAGCGAGGCAACGTCGTTGCCGCATCGTCGTATTCGCGGGTATGGAAGCAGACACGAGAGCTGGCACTCCTGCCGGAACAGGTCTCATCCGTGCTCGCCTCCCGGCCGTACGACCTCCGGCATGCGGGCGTCTCGCAGTGGCTCAACTCCGGAGTTCCGGCACCGGACGTGGCCGCTCGCGCGGGTCACTCGGTCGACGTGCTGCTCAAGATCTATGCGAAGTGCATCGACGGGCAGGAAGCTGAAATGAATGACCGCATCATGCAAGGACTCGGTGAGGCGGATTAG
- a CDS encoding helix-turn-helix transcriptional regulator, with translation MAREKAAELLTVRQVIEELGGISRRTFYRWRELRIAPRCIRLPNGELRVRRDVLNDWLEKRAEGAAS, from the coding sequence ATGGCGCGTGAGAAAGCGGCCGAACTGCTCACCGTGCGGCAGGTAATCGAGGAACTGGGCGGGATCTCCCGGCGCACCTTCTACCGGTGGCGGGAGTTGCGCATCGCCCCGCGCTGCATCCGGTTACCGAACGGTGAGCTACGCGTCCGCCGGGACGTTCTCAACGACTGGTTGGAGAAGCGTGCGGAGGGGGCGGCGTCGTGA